One stretch of Diabrotica undecimpunctata isolate CICGRU chromosome 5, icDiaUnde3, whole genome shotgun sequence DNA includes these proteins:
- the LOC140442009 gene encoding uncharacterized protein, which translates to MNFTCVICSELFITGADIYFTQCGHVFHFPCLMNWIERSKSCPQCRGRVTEKTIHKVFFNIGNTDITEDSATLSFKLENANFTLSLKEREIKNLEEAKKKIKERNKLLSEEVIKLEQNERNMESTLLAFKSQISFFKTKSKETDKLSDEIVRLKNKIKNMEHLETVIEGTREQVYDILRDERDAEALAILAASLKKALLDSEKKARDFEFNLKRAKNEINKQKKEKAIQDGEMATLRRELQQLKLKFDREKDILRRRLNVLKSNANQNNIVLANPDADSETVLSHDNNSSHHENEKSYNQEDTSLANTTMSVAERVQEIVNTSSPYLPVKSNYGNLLGTVFQGPSVSSNTYSASTVDKVTERVEAPKSNYGHLLETLYDGPSASNKPSSTCTNKGYSIFKTSQKQLVDGSKKAKHDDDIDYDGLGGTSKRDIFPSPKKQQTGMKRTKSGSSISSNKFKKLAPLGTGAKLTQFFPNNQ; encoded by the exons ATCCAAAAGTTGCCCGCAATGCAGAGGTAGAGTAACTGAAAAAACAATTCACAAAGTATTCTTTAACATTGGCAATACAGATATTACTGAGGATTCTGCTACACTGTCATTCAAATTAGAAAATGCTAATTTTACTTTGTCCTTAAAAGAAAGGGAAATAAAAAACTTAGAGGAAGCcaaaaagaaaatcaaagaacGGAACAAATTATTAAGTGAAGAAGTAATTAAGTTAGAACAAAATGAAAGAAATATGGAGTCAACTTTGCTTGCTTTTAAATCACAAATATCTTTCTTTAAGACAAAATCAAAAGAAACGGACAAACTATCAGATGAAATTGTaagattaaaaaacaaaataaaaaatatggaaCATTTGGAAACTGTTATAGAAGGAACCAGGGAACAAGTCTATGATATCTTGAGGGATGAACGAGATGCCGAGGCTTTAGCAATACTGGCAGCATCACTTAAAAA AGCACTTCTTGATTCCGAGAAAAAAGCAAGAGACTTTGAGTTTAATTTAAAGAGAGCAAAAAACGaaataaataaacagaaaaaagaaaaagcaattcaGGACGGCGAAATGGCAACATTAAGGCGAGAACTTCAGCAATTGAAATTGAAATTTGACAGAGAAAAAGATATTTTGCGGCGGAGACTGAACGTTCTAAAATCTAACGCAAATCAAAATAACATTGTCCTTGCTAATCCTGATGCAGATTCAGAAACCGTATTATCACACGATAACAATTCATCACATCATGAAAATGAAAAATCTTACAATCAGGAAGATACATCACTTGCCAACACAACAATGTCTGTC GCTGAGCGTGTACAAGAGATCGTAAATACATCTTCACCGTACCTACCTGTAAAATCAAACTATGGAAATCTCTTAGGGACAGTATTTCAAGGCCCTAGCGTTTCATCAAACACATATTCAGCCTCCACTGTAGATAAAGTA acaGAACGGGTAGAAGCTCCAAAATCAAACTATGGGCATCTTTTAGAAACACTGTATGATGGTCCTAGTGCTTCAAATAAACCCTCAAGTACCTGTACAAATAAAGGA TATTCGATATTTAAGACGAGCCAAAAGCAATTGGTAGATGGAAGTAAAAAGGCCAAACATGATGACGACATCGACTATGACGGCTTGGGCGGAACAAGCAAGAGAGATATTTTTCCTTCTCCAAAAAAGCAACAAACTGGCATGAAGAGAACGAAGTCAGGATCTTCTATTTCATCTAATAAATTCAAAAAGTTAGCTCCGCTCGGTACTGGAGCTAAACTTACACAGTTTTTCCCGAATAATCagtga